In a single window of the Raphanus sativus cultivar WK10039 chromosome 9, ASM80110v3, whole genome shotgun sequence genome:
- the LOC108826833 gene encoding disease resistance protein RML1A isoform X2, with amino-acid sequence MASSSSSRPRTWRYSVFTSFHGPDVRKTFLSHLRKQFNNNGISMFDDQRIERGQTIAPELITAIRESRISIVVLSKYYASSSWCLDELVEIFKCKEDKNQIVMTVFYGGVDPSDVRKQTGDFGDVFKKTCARKTEEERRKWSQALTYAGNIAGEHFLNWSTVTSMIEKIARDVSNKLNATVSNDFEDMVGIEAHLEKMQSFLHLDDEDGVMLVGICGPAGIGKTTIARALHSRLSSTFQLSCFMENLRGSCNNGPDEYGLKLRLQELLLSKTLNQNGMRKNHLGMMRQRLCDQKVLIVLDDVDDLQQLEALANDTNWFGPGSRIIVTTEDQELLEQFGIHNTYHVDFPTTEEACKILCMYAFKRSWAPYGFEKLAERATELCSNLPLGLRVMGSMLRGKKEEDWEGLLHRLEKRSIPKINAVLRVGFDSLHENDQTLFLLIAVFFNYAYVDHVKAMLADSNLDVRFGLKTLAYKSLIQLSINGEIVMHKLLQKVGIQANKSQEPWKRKVLTDTDDILDALENDFGCSGSLMGIRFDISTIKDSIEISPRALKRMRNLRFLRIYNTRWDGNNRVHVPDDMDFPPRLKLLHWEEFPGACLPHTLRLENLVELDFGNSKLKHLWKGTQPLGYLKKLNLTASFYLEELPDLAKATNLEILDVSQCEGLVEIHSSVGNLHKLESLEMGLCSNLEVVPSLFNLASLELVGLVGCDKLRKLPDIPPTVAELTIVDTMLEEFTASIRLWSRLDCLIIVGGVIPSVFWTKPHVVKLMVERSGADIERIPDCFKDLKSLEELSIFGCPKLVSLPEFPRSLKVLWVHNCESLETLVTFPFDSQIEKLYFTDCLKLKLDEAEARRIIVQQRSCQAFLPGREIPEEFNHRAIGNSLTISSNAFFGFKMCVMVSHISEMDNAFDVELMCRISINGCPTENCIFSIPIRVQSEHLAIFKTGTTLRKDEQFSEILFEFSCSSQDLAIVECGVQILQVEATNSELLSETDDGSLSDESFELDESPVEIVEDLHGSLESYDDASRLETTHDDLFPPTLFSFGF; translated from the exons AtggcttcttcctcttcttctcggCCACGCACATGGAGATACAGTGTCTTCACGAGCTTCCACGGACCAGACGTCCGTAAAACCTTTCTCAGTCATCTACGCAAACAGTTTAACAACAATGGCATTTCGATGTTCGATGATCAGAGGATCGAGAGAGGCCAGACCATTGCCCCTGAACTCATAACAGCCATTAGGGAGTCGAGGATCTCGATCGTGGTGCTCTCTAAGTACTATGCCTCTTCAAGCTGGTGTTTAGATGAGTTGGTGGAGATTTTCAAGTGCAAGGAAGATAAGAACCAAATAGTGATGACGGTCTTTTACGGTGGAGTAGATCCATCCGATGTGCGGAAACAAACCGGAGATTTTGGGGATGTTTTCAAGAAAACTTGTGCTCGTAAAACCGAAGAGGAGAGGCGTAAATGGAGTCAAGCTTTGACATATGCTGGCAACATAGCCGGTGAACACTTTCTTAACTGG AGCACGGTGACTTCGATGATTGAAAAGATTGCTAGAGATGTTTCCAACAAATTAAATGCTACTGTCTCTAACGATTTTGAAGACATGGTTGGCATTGAAGCACACTTGGAGAAGATGCAGTCTTTTTTACATTTAGATGATGAGGATGGAGTGATGCTTGTTGGGATCTGTGGCCCTGCAGGCATTGGTAAGACCACTATTGCCAGGGCTTTACATAGCCGACTCTCTAGCACTTTCCAGCTTTCTTGTTTTATGGAGAATCTTAGAGGAAGCTGTAACAATGGTCCTGACGAGTATGGATTGAAGCTGCGTTTACAAGAGCTGCTTCTGTCAAAGACTCTAAACCAAAATGGTATGAGGAAAAACCATTTAGGTATGATGCGGCAAAGGCTATGTGACCAGAAAGTTCTTATCGTTCTTGATGATGTGGATGATCTGCAGCAGCTTGAAGCTTTGGCTAATGACACTAACTGGTTTGGTCCTGGAAGCAGGATTATCGTAACCACAGAAGATCAAGAGCTTTTGGAGCAATTTGGTATCCACAATACATACCACGTGGACTTTCCAACTACGGAAGAGGCTTGTAAGATCCTTTGTATGTATGCTTTTAAGCGGAGCTGGGCACCATATGGTTTTGAAAAGCTTGCCGAAAGAGCAACGGAGCTTTGTAGTAACCTTCCATTGGGTCTCCGTGTCATGGGTTCAATGTTACGCGGAAAGAAAGAAGAGGACTGGGAAGGTTTATTGCATAGGCTAGAAAAGAGGAGTATACCAAAGATCAATGCAGTACTAAGAGTTGGATTTGACAGTTTACATGAGAACGATCAAACTCTGTTTCTCCTCATAGCAGTCTTCTTCAATTACGCATACGTTGATCATGTGAAAGCAATGCTCGCAGACAGTAACTTGGATGTCAGATTTGGGTTAAAAACCCTCGCCTATAAATCTCTCATACAGTTATCGATCAACGGAGAAATAGTGATGCACAAGTTATTACAGAAAGTGGGTATACAAGCAAATAAAAGTCAGGAGCCTTGGAAACGTAAAGTCCTAACTGATACGGATGATATTCTCGATGCTCTAGAAAACGATTTT GGTTGTAGTGGAAGTTTGATGGGGATACGTTTTGATATATCTACAATCAAAGACAGCATAGAAATAAGCCCAAGAGCTTTGAAAAGAATGCGTAATCTACGATTTCTCCGGATCTACAACACAAGATGGGATGGAAATAATAGAGTGCATGTACCCGACGACATGGACTTTCCACCTCGTCTGAAGTTATTACATTGGGAGGAATTTCCAGGAGCGTGTCTTCCTCATACACTTAGACTGGAAAATCTTGTGGAACTCGATTTCGGAAATAGCAAGCTCAAGCATTTGTGGAAAGGAACCCAg CCTCTTGGATATCTTAAGAAGCTGAATTTGACCGCGTCATTTTATTTGGAGGAACTCCCGGATCTTGCGAAGGCTACTAATCTCGAGATTTTGGACGTGAGTCAATGCGAGGGTTTGGTAGAGATTCATTCCTCTGTTGGAAATCTTCATAAACTAGAGAGCTTGGAAATGGGTCTATGTAGTAACCTAGAGGTTGTTCCGAGTCTCTTCAACTTGGCATCTCTTGAACTAGTCGGGTTAGTGGGATGCGACAAATTGAGGAAACTCCCAGATATTCCCCCGACCGTCGCAGAACTCACAATCGTAGACACGATGCTAGAAGAATTTACCGCATCGATTAGACTCTGGTCTCGTCTCGACTGTCTCATAATAGTTGGCGGTGTCATTCCAAGTGTATTTTGGACAAAGCCACATGTAGTAAAATTGATGGTAGAGAGAAGTGGCGCAGATATTGAGAGAATTCCAGATTGCTTCAAAGATCTTAAGAGCTTGGAAGAGCTTTCTATATTCGGATGTCCAAAACTTGTATCACTACCAGAGTTTCCAAGGTCGCTCAAGGTACTATGGGTACACAACTGTGAATCACTGGAGACACTAGTAACTTTCCCTTTTGACTCTCAGATTGAAAAGCTCTATTTCACCGACtgcttaaaattaaaattggaTGAAGCTGAAGCAAGGAGAATAATTGTCCAGCAGCGATCATGTCAGGCATTCTTACCAGGAAGAGAGATACCTGAAGAGTTCAATCACCGGGCTATAGGAAACTCCTTGACCATCAGTTCAAATGCCTTCTTCGGATTTAAGATGTGTGTCATGGTTTCCCATATATCAGAGATGGATAATGCTTTCGATGTAGAATTAATGTGCCGCATAAGCATAAACGGTTGCCCCACGGAGAATTGCATATTTTCTATTCCCATTAGAGTCCAATCCGAACATCTGGCTATATTTAAAACCGGAACTACTCTTAGGAAAGACGAACAGTTCAGCGAGATATTGTTTGAATTCAGCTGCTCATCCCAGGACTTGGCAATTGTTGAATGTGGTGTCCAGATCCTGCAGGTAGAAGCAACCAATTCAGAACTCCTGTCGGAAACCGACGATGGAAGTCTCTCTGATGAGAGCTTTGAGTTGGACGAATCACCAGTAGAGATCGTTGAGGATTTGCATGGGAGCCTTGAGTCATATGATGATGCATCACGACTAGAGACCACCCATGATGATTTATTTCCTCCCACTTTATTTTCCTTCGGATTTTGA
- the LOC108826833 gene encoding disease resistance protein RML1A isoform X1 → MVGIEAHLEKMQSFLHLDDEDGVMLVGICGPAGIGKTTIARALHSRLSSTFQLSCFMENLRGSCNNGPDEYGLKLRLQELLLSKTLNQNGMRKNHLGMMRQRLCDQKVLIVLDDVDDLQQLEALANDTNWFGPGSRIIVTTEDQELLEQFGIHNTYHVDFPTTEEACKILCMYAFKRSWAPYGFEKLAERATELCSNLPLGLRVMGSMLRGKKEEDWEGLLHRLEKRSIPKINAVLRVGFDSLHENDQTLFLLIAVFFNYAYVDHVKAMLADSNLDVRFGLKTLAYKSLIQLSINGEIVMHKLLQKVGIQANKSQEPWKRKVLTDTDDILDALENDFGCSGSLMGIRFDISTIKDSIEISPRALKRMRNLRFLRIYNTRWDGNNRVHVPDDMDFPPRLKLLHWEEFPGACLPHTLRLENLVELDFGNSKLKHLWKGTQPLGYLKKLNLTASFYLEELPDLAKATNLEILDVSQCEGLVEIHSSVGNLHKLESLEMGLCSNLEVVPSLFNLASLELVGLVGCDKLRKLPDIPPTVAELTIVDTMLEEFTASIRLWSRLDCLIIVGGVIPSVFWTKPHVVKLMVERSGADIERIPDCFKDLKSLEELSIFGCPKLVSLPEFPRSLKVLWVHNCESLETLVTFPFDSQIEKLYFTDCLKLKLDEAEARRIIVQQRSCQAFLPGREIPEEFNHRAIGNSLTISSNAFFGFKMCVMVSHISEMDNAFDVELMCRISINGCPTENCIFSIPIRVQSEHLAIFKTGTTLRKDEQFSEILFEFSCSSQDLAIVECGVQILQVEATNSELLSETDDGSLSDESFELDESPVEIVEDLHGSLESYDDASRLETTHDDLFPPTLFSFGF, encoded by the exons ATGGTTGGCATTGAAGCACACTTGGAGAAGATGCAGTCTTTTTTACATTTAGATGATGAGGATGGAGTGATGCTTGTTGGGATCTGTGGCCCTGCAGGCATTGGTAAGACCACTATTGCCAGGGCTTTACATAGCCGACTCTCTAGCACTTTCCAGCTTTCTTGTTTTATGGAGAATCTTAGAGGAAGCTGTAACAATGGTCCTGACGAGTATGGATTGAAGCTGCGTTTACAAGAGCTGCTTCTGTCAAAGACTCTAAACCAAAATGGTATGAGGAAAAACCATTTAGGTATGATGCGGCAAAGGCTATGTGACCAGAAAGTTCTTATCGTTCTTGATGATGTGGATGATCTGCAGCAGCTTGAAGCTTTGGCTAATGACACTAACTGGTTTGGTCCTGGAAGCAGGATTATCGTAACCACAGAAGATCAAGAGCTTTTGGAGCAATTTGGTATCCACAATACATACCACGTGGACTTTCCAACTACGGAAGAGGCTTGTAAGATCCTTTGTATGTATGCTTTTAAGCGGAGCTGGGCACCATATGGTTTTGAAAAGCTTGCCGAAAGAGCAACGGAGCTTTGTAGTAACCTTCCATTGGGTCTCCGTGTCATGGGTTCAATGTTACGCGGAAAGAAAGAAGAGGACTGGGAAGGTTTATTGCATAGGCTAGAAAAGAGGAGTATACCAAAGATCAATGCAGTACTAAGAGTTGGATTTGACAGTTTACATGAGAACGATCAAACTCTGTTTCTCCTCATAGCAGTCTTCTTCAATTACGCATACGTTGATCATGTGAAAGCAATGCTCGCAGACAGTAACTTGGATGTCAGATTTGGGTTAAAAACCCTCGCCTATAAATCTCTCATACAGTTATCGATCAACGGAGAAATAGTGATGCACAAGTTATTACAGAAAGTGGGTATACAAGCAAATAAAAGTCAGGAGCCTTGGAAACGTAAAGTCCTAACTGATACGGATGATATTCTCGATGCTCTAGAAAACGATTTT GGTTGTAGTGGAAGTTTGATGGGGATACGTTTTGATATATCTACAATCAAAGACAGCATAGAAATAAGCCCAAGAGCTTTGAAAAGAATGCGTAATCTACGATTTCTCCGGATCTACAACACAAGATGGGATGGAAATAATAGAGTGCATGTACCCGACGACATGGACTTTCCACCTCGTCTGAAGTTATTACATTGGGAGGAATTTCCAGGAGCGTGTCTTCCTCATACACTTAGACTGGAAAATCTTGTGGAACTCGATTTCGGAAATAGCAAGCTCAAGCATTTGTGGAAAGGAACCCAg CCTCTTGGATATCTTAAGAAGCTGAATTTGACCGCGTCATTTTATTTGGAGGAACTCCCGGATCTTGCGAAGGCTACTAATCTCGAGATTTTGGACGTGAGTCAATGCGAGGGTTTGGTAGAGATTCATTCCTCTGTTGGAAATCTTCATAAACTAGAGAGCTTGGAAATGGGTCTATGTAGTAACCTAGAGGTTGTTCCGAGTCTCTTCAACTTGGCATCTCTTGAACTAGTCGGGTTAGTGGGATGCGACAAATTGAGGAAACTCCCAGATATTCCCCCGACCGTCGCAGAACTCACAATCGTAGACACGATGCTAGAAGAATTTACCGCATCGATTAGACTCTGGTCTCGTCTCGACTGTCTCATAATAGTTGGCGGTGTCATTCCAAGTGTATTTTGGACAAAGCCACATGTAGTAAAATTGATGGTAGAGAGAAGTGGCGCAGATATTGAGAGAATTCCAGATTGCTTCAAAGATCTTAAGAGCTTGGAAGAGCTTTCTATATTCGGATGTCCAAAACTTGTATCACTACCAGAGTTTCCAAGGTCGCTCAAGGTACTATGGGTACACAACTGTGAATCACTGGAGACACTAGTAACTTTCCCTTTTGACTCTCAGATTGAAAAGCTCTATTTCACCGACtgcttaaaattaaaattggaTGAAGCTGAAGCAAGGAGAATAATTGTCCAGCAGCGATCATGTCAGGCATTCTTACCAGGAAGAGAGATACCTGAAGAGTTCAATCACCGGGCTATAGGAAACTCCTTGACCATCAGTTCAAATGCCTTCTTCGGATTTAAGATGTGTGTCATGGTTTCCCATATATCAGAGATGGATAATGCTTTCGATGTAGAATTAATGTGCCGCATAAGCATAAACGGTTGCCCCACGGAGAATTGCATATTTTCTATTCCCATTAGAGTCCAATCCGAACATCTGGCTATATTTAAAACCGGAACTACTCTTAGGAAAGACGAACAGTTCAGCGAGATATTGTTTGAATTCAGCTGCTCATCCCAGGACTTGGCAATTGTTGAATGTGGTGTCCAGATCCTGCAGGTAGAAGCAACCAATTCAGAACTCCTGTCGGAAACCGACGATGGAAGTCTCTCTGATGAGAGCTTTGAGTTGGACGAATCACCAGTAGAGATCGTTGAGGATTTGCATGGGAGCCTTGAGTCATATGATGATGCATCACGACTAGAGACCACCCATGATGATTTATTTCCTCCCACTTTATTTTCCTTCGGATTTTGA